From Neospora caninum Liverpool complete genome, chromosome VIII, a single genomic window includes:
- a CDS encoding putative ribosomal protein S11 produces the protein MRTLGGHPRRFKLMGGRPEFHHVDRNKNGHIIEPTDKFQVVITTSKNNVHAQVVNKSRAYRTIFGSFAGNVGIRKQAQQDTQCAYRIGQNIARKCRRLGISQVEIKFRRIMRVNQLLQAFTAHGLGVTAIAHEPRLPKCGQNATKPRKRRRV, from the exons ATGAGAACTCTCGGCGGGCACCCACGGAGGTTCAAACTGATGGGCGGTCGACCAGAATTTCACCATGTGGATCGAAACAAGAACGGACACATCATTGAGCCAACAGACAAGTTTCAG GTTGTCATCACCACAAGCAAAAACAACGTCCACGCCCAAGTCGTGAACAAATCCAGAGCGTACCGGACTATCTTCGGATCCTTCGCCG GAAATGTCGGGATTCggaagcaggcgcagcaggACACGCAGTGTGCGTACCGAATCGGACAGAACATTGCCCGGAAGTGTCGGCGGCTGGGAATATCGCAGGTGGAAATCAAGTTTAGACGCATCATGCGAGTGAATCAACTTCTCCAGGCCTTCACAGCTCACGGACTTGGAGTCACTGCAATCGCTCACGAACCCAGACTGCCAAAATGCGGTCAAAATGCGACGAAACccagaaagcgacgacgcgTGTAA
- a CDS encoding 60S ribosomal protein L38, related, giving the protein MAKEIRDLRKFLLTARRPDAKRVTIVKLHKKPRATGGGASTVTKFKIRCSRYLYTFVVEDREKAQKLEGSLPPSLQKVSIPGKK; this is encoded by the coding sequence ATGGCGAAGGAGATTCGTGATCTTCGCAAGTTCTTGTTGACTGCCCGGCGTCCGGACGCCAAGCGGGTCACAATCGTTAAACTGCACAAGAAGCCCCGTGCCAcgggcggcggcgcgtccaCCGTAACCAAGTTCAAGATCAGATGCAGCAGATACCTGTACACCTTCGTGGTGGAGGatcgcgagaaggcgcaaaaGCTCGAAGGATCTTTGCCGCCGAGTCTCCAGAAGGTGTCGATTCCGGGCAAGAAATAA
- a CDS encoding putative protein kinase codes for MQSPSSRRYELAAVAALVTPMVVPVPRLIPSPTNKVSSEQASRAIDSSCVCFPPSPVSRVHPHTVCRDRSSEETGAEPARSGAAHGHAFAWKEPAGQGGSPHFTVPVCPHPAASTADTRGEYAAGKLAERSVVSTFEHCELRAANGSASSAAPTSPMAVLHATGEYAPACTSATWSQCAARGPGPLPASTNNRLQETLGKNQETDPSVARVPRSACPDPALEQADAQYTTRLLVEGKVPHPLAGDQNCSIKGGLSAVSRVNTSENLFEAWSKSEAMTDAASVCLSDSKHAAQGFPWDSPGEPAALPAGYTLPASFSQWQENPPASPGWFAASPGNGEDVSVLPKHSGADAEECRVRALLRELQQLQLHPTSLKPRDVVFRSSFTDGMRGELQYQVIEEGSFGKVFAGSLTRRPEQKVAIKVPVEAMLKVDPAGVMERFTNEWKILAACEHPGIVGLVGGVVHGPFDVWVVTNLVENGHDLHSRKYSRDPAIRREISPQAALSMCRQLASIVAYLHTPLPEAGKSVIVHRDIKPENVIVNDEWLIQLCDFGDAEASVDGRVSRVSGATWFYAPPELLQSSPVERAAGTFVSDPDTHGHGAGAAGQTGEPVFSEKWDIWSMGCVFHEMFGFQNPFHTYVSPTDPPESIYEKLKSRAQQNALVPAIDSRIQGLAREVITKCLNPNPEDRPSAEDVFRMWASADDLILKDVRLDVSGNLLHEREIPSSVSEHQVPSGAEAKAEVAAPDRGSNLTTPPDARYPASAPDFFRQLQPFSGGTEPGLAPDERRFGGDPAMESAQLIQGSRLSLAYGDALSAGTGLPMGSCGALSTDCKSRSAVGPESRARLIAAPVENLLSCGRQTVAAERWSLSCAPPPFHRGSSESHQQRLRDSAEPRNFGFEPAAPVGPEGHIQHTQGKRAPVDVVTPGVVGEEGPRAAMNVDSYATSCAGDQGYARWGVKTTGGQRPILGSGPGGARVRSVGVGGDGFVSVPNLAVVSAASGDFVC; via the exons GCGGTTGCAGCGCTGGTCACCCCTATGGTGGTCCCGGTTCCGCGGTTGATTCCTTCGCCAACAAACAAAGTTTCTTCGGAGCAGGCGTCGCGAGCGATTGATTCTTCGtgcgtctgttttcctccAAGCCCCGTTTCGCGGGTGCATCCACACACTGTCTGCAGAGACCGCAGCTCTGAAGAGACCGGTGCGGAGCCGGCCAGGAGTGGAGCTGCTCACGGGCATGCCTTCGCCTGGAAGGAACCCGCTGGACAAGGAGGTTCTCCTCACTTTACTGTTCCTGTTTGCCCGCACCCAGCGGCTTCCACGGCAGACACGAGGGGTGAATATGCGGCGGGGAAACTCGCCGAGCGGAGCGTCGTGTCCACGTTCGAGCACTGCGAGTTGCGGGCGGCGAACGGCTCAGCGAGCAGTGCAGCGCCGACTAGCCCAATGGCGGTCTTGCACGCCACGGGAGAGTATGCGCCCGCATGCACGTCTGCGACGTGGTCACAATGCGCTGCACGCGGTCCGGGTCCTCTGCCAGCATCCACGAATAACCGACTGCAAGAGACACTCGGAAAGAACCAGGAGACAGACCCGAGTGTGGCGCGGGTGCCGCGGTCGGCGTGTCCGGATCCAGCTTTGGAGCAGGCGGACGCGCAATATACCACTCGATTGCTGGTCGAAGGCAAGGTTCCACATCCTCTGGCAGGCGACCAAAACTGTTCAATAAAGGGCGGGCTTTCAGCGGTCTCTCGTGTAAATACCTCGGAGAACCTATTCGAAGCGTGGTCAAAGAGCGAAGCCATGACCGACGCAGCCtcagtctgtctctctgacTCCAAACATGCCGCCCAAGGCTTCCCTTGGGACTCCCCCGGCGAACCTGCTGCACTTCCAGCAGGCTACACCTTGCCTGCTTCGTTCTCCCAGTGGCAAGAGAacccgcctgcgtcgccagGCTGGTTCGCTGCCTCACCAGGGAATGGCGAGGACGTTTCCGTCTTGCCGAAGCACAGCG GCGCGGACGCGGAAGAGTGTCGCGtgcgcgctcttctccgagAGCTTCAACAACTGCAGCTTCATCCGACTTCGCTTAAACCCCGCGATGTGGTCTTCAGGTCCTCCTTCACGGATGGGATGCGGGGCGAGTTGCAGTACCAGGTGATCGAAGAAGGGAGTTTCGGGAAAGTGTTTGCAGGTTCTCTGACGCGGCGCCCAGAGCAGAAAGTTGCCATCAAGGTTCCCGTGGAAGCGATGCTGAAAGTCGATCCGGCGGGCGTTATGGAACGCTTTACGAATGAATGGAAAATTCTAGCTGCATGCGAGCACCCCGGGATCGTAGGCCTTGTTGGAGGGGTCGTGCACGGACCTTTCGACGTCTGGGTGGTGACGAACCTTGTGGAGAACGGCCACGACTTACACTCGAGGAAGTACTCCCGCGATCCGGCGATTCGGCGGGAGATCTCGCCGCAGGCCGCGCTCTCAATGTGTCGTCAACTCGCCTCGATTGTGGCGTATCTGCACACGCCGCTGCCAGAAGCCGGCAAGTCCGTCATCGTCCACCGGGACATCAAACCGGAAAACGTCATCGTGAACGACGAGTGGCTTATTCAACTCTGCGACTTCGGGGACGCCGAAGCCTCTGTCGATGGCCGCGTGTCGCGGGTTTCTGGAGCGACGTGGTTCTACGCGCCTCCGGAGCTTCTGCAGTCGTCGCCAGTCGAGCGGGCCGCGGGTACCTTCGTAAGTGACCCAGATACTCACGGCCACGGAGCAGGCGCAGCCGGACAGACTGGCGAACCTGTCTTCAGCGAAAAGTGGGACATCTGGTCGATGGGCTGTGTGTTCCACGAAATGTTCGGGTTCCAAAATCCCTTCCATACGTACGTCTCACCGACAGACCCCCCGGAGTCCATATATGAGAAACTGAAGTCCAGAGCTCAGCAGAATGCACTCGTTCCCGCTATCGACTCGAGGATCCAAGGCCTTGCCCGGGAGGTGATCACGAAATGCCTCAACCCGAACCCAGAAGACCGGCCAAGTGCAGAGGACGTTTTCCGCATGTGGGCCAGCGCAGACGACTTGATTTTGAAGGATGTCCGACTGGATGTGTCCGGAAACCTGCTTCATGAACGTGAAATCCCGAGCTCTGTGTCAGAGCACCAAGTGCCGAGCggagcggaggcgaaggcggaggtAGCAGCTCCGGACAGAGGTTCAAATTTGACCACTCCCCCGGACGCGCGCTATCCCGCTTCGGCACCCGATTTTTTTCGCCAGCTGCAACCGTTCTCTGGTGGGACTGAGCCTGGCCTCGCGCCGGATGAGCGGCGATTTGGGGGAGACCCCGCAATGGAGAGTGCGCAACTCATTCAAGGTTCcaggctgtctctcgcctacGGTGACGCACTTTCTGCGGGAACCGGTTTGCCTATGGGTTCTTGCGGGGCACTTTCAACTGACTGCAAATCCCGTTCTGCCGTAGGTCCAGAGTCGCGTGCACGCCTCATTGCGGCTCCAGTGGAGAATCTCCTGTCTTGTGGGCGACAGACAGTCGCCGCGGAAAGGTGGTCCCTTTCGTGTGCACCCCCTCCCTTTCACCGGGGTTCTTCCGAGAGCCACCAACAGCGCCTCAGGGATTCAGCGGAGCCAAGAAACTTTGGATTCGAACCCGCAGCCCCAGTTGGGCCGGAGGGACACATCCAACACACGCAAGGGAAACGAGCTCCCGTGGATGTGGTAACCCCCGGGGTAGTTGGCGAGGAAGGACCGAGAGCCGCGATGAACGTAGATTCGTACGCAACATCGTGTGCAGGTGATCAAGGGTATGCTCGGTGGGGAGTGAAAACCACCGGGGGACAGAGACCGATTCTCGGTTCTGGCCCGGGTGGGGCGAGAGTGCGAAGCGTGGGAGTCGGAGGGGACGGTTTCGTCAGTGTGCCGAATCTCGCTGTCGTGTCAGCGGCATCAGGTGATTTCGTATGCTGA